CTCAACCGTACGGTTTCAATGATCAACAAGTACTTTGATGGAAAAGTTCCAGCCTATGTTGAAGGTGTGACAGAATTTGACCATGCTCTTGCTGAGGTTGCAGAACAATCAATCGCTGACTACCATACTCACATGGAAGCAGTTGACTACCCACGTGCGCTTGAAGCAGTCTGGACACTTATCTCTCGTACTAACAAATACATCGATGAGACAGCCCCATGGGTCTTGGCTAAGGATGAATCTCTTCGCGACCAATTGGCAAGTGTGATGAGTCACTTGGCAGCTAGCCTTCGTGTCGTAGCTCACTTGATTGAACCATTTATGATGGAAACCAGTCGTTCAGTCTTGACTCAACTTGGCTTGGAAGAAGTAGCGAGCCTTGAAAACTTGAGCTTGGCTGATTTCCCTGCAGGTGTGACTGTAGTTGCCAAAGGAACACCAATCTTCCCACGTCTCGATATGGAAGCAGAAATCGCCTATATCAAGGAACAAATGGAAGGCAACAAGCCAGCTGTCGAAAAAGAGTGGAACCCAGACGAAGTTGAACTCAAACTAAACAAGGAAGAAATCAAGTTTGAAGACTTTGACAAGGTCGAAATCCATGTCGCAGAAGTCAAAGAAGTGTCTAAAGTAGAAGGTTCAGATAAGTTGCTTCAATTCCGCTTGGATGCTGGTGATGGTGAAGATCGTCAAATCCTTTCTGGTATTGCGAAATACTATCCAAATGAACAAGAATTGGTGGGCAAGAAAGTCCAAATCGTTGCCAACCTCAAACCACGTAAAATGATGAAAAAATATGTCAGCCAAGGGATGATTCTCTCAGCTGAACATGATGGAAAATTAACCCTTCTCACAGTTGATCCAGCTGTACCAAACGGAAGTGTGATTGGGTAACAATAGACAGGACTAGTTCATGCTAGTTCTGTTTTTTTTTTATTTTGACTATTATGCTTTACAAACTAGTGAGAAAGTGGTATATTATAGATGAAGCTACTAGTAGGTATTACAAAATAGATAGAAAGGGGAAGTGATGAAAGAAACTCAGCTATTAAAAGGTGTTCTTGAAGGTTGTGTCTTGGATATGATTGGTCAAAAAGAGCGGTATGGTTATGAGTTGGTTCAGACTTTGCGAGATGCTGGATTTGACACTATCGTTCCAGGAACTATTTATCCTTTGTTGCAAAAGTTAGAAAAAAATCAATGGATAAGAGGTGACATGCGCCCGTCGCCAGATGGTCCAGATCGGAAGTATTTTTCGTTAACCAAAGAAGGAGAAGAGCGTGTCTCAGTCTTTTGGCAACAATGGGACGATTTGAGTCAAAAAGTAGAAGGAATTAAGAATGGAGGGTAAACCATGAAGAAAATGAAGTATTATGAAGAAACAAGCGCTTTGTTGCATGAGTTTTCTGAGGAGAATCAGCAGTATTTTGAGGAACTGTGGGATAGTTTTAATCTTGCTGGATTTCTCTATGATGAGGACTATCTTAGAGAGCAGATCTATTTGATGATGTTAGATTTCTCAGAAGCAGAACGAGATGGTATGAGTGCAGAGGATTATCTAGGTAAGAATCCTAAAAAATTAATGAAAGAGATGCTCAAGGAAGCACCACGCAGTTCTATTAAAGAGTCCCTTTTGACACCAATTCTTGTATTAGCGGTATTACGTTACTATCAACTGCTAGGTGATTTTTCTAAAGGTCCTCTCTTAACAGTCAATTTGCTCACGTTTTTAGGGCAACTTCTTCTTTTTTTGATTGGATTTTGGCTTGTGGCTACAATTTTACGATGGAGTTTAGTTCAAGATTCTCTTAAGATGAAAATCGGCACTTATATTGTCGTTGGAATTCTTGTTCTGCTAGTCGTTCTAGGATATGTAGGAATGGGAAGTTTCATACAAGAAGGAGTCTTAAATCTTCCGGCTCCCTGGGATAGTTTCCTTGTCTTTACGATTTCGCTGGTCATCAGTATTTGGAATTGGAAAGAACCGATTTTTCGTCCCTTTAATAGCATGATTGTTGCCCACCTTATTGTAGGTTCTCTGCTCCGTTACTATAAGTGGATGGGCATTTCAAATGTTTTCTTTACAAAATTCATTCCTTTAGCTGTCCTCTTTATTGGTATTTTTCTCTTGTTCCGTGGGTCTAAGAAGATAAAATGGAGTGAAATATAGTCAAAAAACCGTTGCAAAGCGGTTTTTTGTTATAATGAAGGGGAGGATGTTAGAAATTAAAGGAGAAAAATTTGATGAGATACATAACTCTTGGTCAAGAGAAAAGAGAACTATCAGAAATTGTCCTAGGCATGATGCGAATCAGTGACAAGTCTGTAAAAGAAGTTGAAGAGCTTGTAGAAACAGCCCTGTCTGTTGGAATCAATGCTTTCGACTTGGCTGACATATATGGTGGAGGTCGTTGCGAAGAATTACTGGGTCAAGTGTTAAACAATCGTCCTGACCTGCGAGAGAAGATGTGGATTCAGTCCAAGTGTGGTATTCGCATTGAGGAATTTACCTATTTTGATTTTTCAAAAGATTATATTTTAGAATCAGTTGATGGAATTTTAAAAAGATTGCAGGTTGATTACCTAGATAGCTTGCTTCTCCATCGACCAGATGCTTTGATGGAAGCTGACCAAGTAGCAGAAGCCTTTGATCTTCTTTATAAACAAGGTAAGGTTCGAGATTTTGGAGTTTCTAATCAAAATCCTATGATGATGGAGTTACTTAAAAAAGATGTCAAGCAGCCGTTAGCTGTTAATCAGCTACAATTGAGTGCAGCTTTTACTCCAGGATTCGAATCAGGTTTTCATGTTAATATGGAAGATAGTCAAGCAGCTATGCGAGATGGCAGCATTTTTGAATATTGTCAATTACACGATGTTGTCATTCAAGCATGGTCTGTCTTACAATTCGGGTATTTTAAAGGGAATTTTGTTGGAAATGAGAAATTTCAAGCTTTAAACCAAGTACTTGATCGTTTAGCTATTAAATATGGAGTAACATCTTCAACTATTGCCATTTCTTGGGTATTGCGTTATCCAGCAAAAATGCAGGCAGTCGTAGGTACAACAAATCCTAAGCACTTGAGAGAAGTTAGCCAAGCGGCAAACTTTAGCTTAACAAGAAAAGAATGGTATGAAATTTATCTTGCAGCAGGGAATAATTTACCGTAAGTAGAAGCAGATGTAAATAAATCACAGTCAAAAAGCCGTTTTAAAGCGGTTTTTTTTGTTATAATGAAGGGGAGAATTATTGACATTAAAGGAGAAAAACATGACATTTGAAGAGATCCTGCCTGGATTAAAGGCTAAGAAAAAATATGTACGAACTGGTTGGGGAGGTGCTGAAAACTATGTCCAACTTTTTGACACCATTGAACAAAACGGGGTTGCACTTGAAGTGACACCTTATTTCCTAATCAATGTGTCTGGAGAAGGAGAAGGTTTTTCCATGTGGAGTCCGACACCTTGTGATGTTTTGGCGACAGATTGGGTAGAAGTGCATGACTAGTCGTGTACTCATTACAGGAGTGAGTTCAGGGATTGGTCTGGCTCAAGCTCGCCTCTTTTTAGAGAATGGCTTTCAAGTTTATGGAGTTGACCAAGGTGAAAATCCTGATTTACAGGGTGACTTTCGTTTTCTACAACGTGATCTAACGCTTGACTTGGAACCAATTTTTGATTGGTGTCCTCGAGTTGATGTTCTCTGCAATACTGCTGGAGTGTTGGATGATTATAAACCACTTTTGGAACAATCAGCCCAGGAAATTCAAGAGATTTTTGAAATCAACTATGTGACTCCAGTTGAGATGTCTCGGCATTATTTGACCCAAATGCTGGAAAATAAAAAGGGAATCATTATCAATATGTGTTCCATTGCTTCAAGTCTAGCAGGTGGAGGTGGTCATGCCTATACTTCTTCGAAGCACGCCTTGGCTGGCTTCACCAAGCAGCTGGCTCTAGACTATGCTGAAGCTGGGATTCAGGTCTTTGGGATTGCTCCAGGAGCAGTCAAGACGGCTATGACCGCTGCAGACTTTGAACCCGGTGGCTTAGCAGACTGGGTGGCTAGTGAAACACCAATCAAACGCTGGATTGAACCAGAGGAAGTGGCAGAAATCAGTCTCTTTTTGGCTACTGGAAAGGCCTCTGCCATGCAGGGACAAATCTTGACAATAGATGGTGGCTGGTCTTTGAAATAGGAGGAGTTGGATGGATATTCAAGAGATCACAGAAGAAAATGCATCGTCATTAGTCTTGAAGGTTAAGTCTGAATTATTAGGATTTCCAGAACTGGACAAGACTTCTTACATGAATTGAAAGGTGAAGTAGGGGGGGATAATGGAACTATTTAAAACATGGAAGAAAAATATGGTTCTCTATGGTCTTGAATCTCAAATTGGAACTGTCTACCGAAACAGTGATGGGACAACAAGTTTTTATGATATTGGGAATTTTCTATACCTAGCAGGGGAGTTGAACTCCAGATTTTGGGAAGATTTTGTTAGGAAATATGGTTTAGATTATAAGATTATTATTTCAGAAAATACCAATTGGCAAGATTTTCTGCATCGGAAAGTGGGGCTAAATTCTTTTACTCGCTATTCTTTTAAAGATAAGGCAAATTTTCAAGTTGAATTTTTAAATAATCTAGTTACTCATATAGAGGAAGGTTACAATATTGTACCTATTGATAATCGTATTTTTAACTGCCTTTCTGAGGAAGAATGGTCACAAGATTTAAAGGGAGATTTTGAGTCCTATCAGGATTTTTCTTTAAAAGGTGGATTTGGCTTTGTGGTTCTTAAAAATAAAGAACTGATTGCTGGGATTTCCTCAGGGTTAGTTTACCGTGGAGCAGTTGAAGTGGAAGTTGCAACTAGACCAAACGAACAAGGAAATGGCTTTGCTAAAAAGCTTGGTGCTGCAATGATTCTAGAGAGTTTAAATAGAGATATGTTTCCACTTTGGGATGCTCATAACGAGGCTTCCAAAAAAGTAGCAGAATTTTTAGGATATGAGTTAGTTGAACCTTATGAAGCTTTTGAGCTAGAGGAAAGAATTAAATAATATATTATATTGTATCTTTTAAGACGAGGTGAATGGCTATGAAAAACCAGCTAGCCCTTAGTGGCGAGAAACTTGATGAAAAAGTTTACCCTCAACTATTGCACCACGTCGGCATGATTCGTGGGGAATATTTGTTGAGAGAGCTCAATCAAAACATCCTGTTACCAAGTTGTCAGCAATTTGTAAAAGCTTATCTAGAGACTATCTGCTCCCTGTACTCAGGTAAGGAAGTTTGGTATCGTTTTTCTGAATTAACGAATACAGAAGCTAATTGTCTAAAGGGGACTAAAGAGTATTTTGACGAACGTCATCCTTTGTTTGGATATAGAGGAACTAGGCGTTTGCTGGCGTGTTTGGATGAATTTCAGGCTGAGGTAAATGTCGTTACAGAAGTTTATCAAAACAACCCCAATCTATCTGTTATCTTTCCTTTTGTCAATGATGCTGAGCAGTTAAAGCAAGCTATTAGAGTGTTGCGTCAGCATGGTTTTACTGGGAAAGTTGGCACGATGATTGAATTACCGTCAGCTTATTTTGACTTGGACAGGATACTGGAAGCTGGTATTTCAAAGATTGTAGTTGGAATGAATGATTTGACTTCTTTTGTTTTTGCGACTGTGAGAAACAGTCAATGGCATGATATGGAAAGTCCAATAATGTTAGATATGCTAAGACAGATGCAGGATAAAGCAAGGACGAAAAAGATTGACTTTGCTGTAGCAGGATATCTGAATGTTTCTTTCATACAAAAAATGAATCAGTTGGGTATCGAATGTATTATCCACTATAGTTCTATTCCAGAGATTTTTAATTTAGAGATTGACCATCCAGATCATCTCAAACATATAAAAGAAGAAAGTAAGAAATTACAAAGGAGCACCCATGACACCGAAAGAAATATGGAATGCCTACAAGCAAATTAACCCCTCTATCGGAGATGAAATCGATGCTTGGGCTTTTGGAGTGGAAGCAGACCTTTTGGCAGATTTGGTTTTAAAAGGCGAAAAGACTGCAACAGCGTCGGCTTATGACCTCTACGTACTAGAGGACAAACCCCTTCCGCAAGAAGGCACCTTTGACATCATTTTAGATAGTCAAAATCAGGCTGTCTGTATTGTCGAAATTACAAAGGTTTCCGTTCAACCTTTTCATCAAGTTTCAGCTGACCATGCCTATAAGGAAGGTGAGGGAGACAAATCCCTAGCCTATTGGCGCCAGGTTCATGAGGAGTGTTTCGCCGAGTGGCTGAAAGAAGCAGGACTGACTTTTACACCTGAAAGCAAGGTTGTTTTAGAAGAATTTCGTAAGGTCTACCCACTGTAGACTGTTAGACGGAAGAAAGTTTTGGAAATCACCGTCCAATCCTTTTTTCTCCGGCAAAACATGATATAATAAGTTTGTTTGAAGAAGAGCTCTAGCTCTTAAACTTAGATAGGAGAAAACTATGCAAGCAGTTGAACATTTTATTAAGCAATTTGTTCCTGAACATTATGATTTATTTTTAGACTTGAGTCGTGAGACCAAGACTTTTTCAGGAAAAGTAACCATTACTGGTCAAGCTCAAAGTGACCGAATTTCCCTTCACCAAAAGGACTTAGAAATTGCTTCAGTTGAAGTAGCAGGACAAGCTCGTCCATTTACAGTTGACCATGACAATGAAGCCCTTCATATTGAACTTGCGGAAGCAGGTCAAGTTGAAGTGGTTATCGCTTTTTCAGGAAAAATCACAGACAACATGACAGGAATTTACCCATCTTACTACACAGTTGATGGAGTCAAGAAGGAAGTCTTGTCTACTCAGTTTGAGAGCCACTTTGCCCGTGAAGCCTTCCCGTGTGTGGATGAGCCAGAAGCAAAAGCAACCTTTGACTTAGCACTTCGTTTTGACCAATCAGAAGGAGAATTGGCCTTATCAAACATGCCAGAAATCGATGTTGAAAACCGTAAGGAAACAGGTATCTGGAAGTTTGAGACAACACCTCGCATGTCTTCTTACTTGTTGGCCTTTGTTGCTGGTGATTTGCAAGGTGTGACGGCTAAAACTAAAAACGGTACCCTCGTAGGTGTTTATTCAACCAAAGCTCATCCACTATCAAACCTTGATTTCTCACTGGACATTGCTGTTCGTTCTATCGAGTTTTACGAAGATTACTATGGAGTTAAGTACCCAATCCCTCAATCTCTTCACATCGCTCTTCCTGACTTCTCAGCTGGAGCTATGGAAAACTGGGGTCTTGTGACCTACCGTGAAGTTTACTTGGTTGTAGATGAGAACTCAACATTTGCCAGCCGTCAACAAGTTGCCCTTGTTGTGGCCCATGAGTTGGCTCACCAATGGTTTGGTAACCTCGTTACTATGAAATGGTGGGATGACCTTTGGCTCAATGAAAGCTTTGCTAACATGATGGAGTACGTCTGTGTGGATGCTATTGAACCAAGCTGGAATATCTTTGAAGATTTCCAAACAGGTGGTGTTCCGTCTGCCTTAAAACGTGATGCGACTGATGGTGTTCAATCTGTTCACGTCGAAGTGAAACATCCAGATGAAATCAATACGCTCTTTGACGGCGCTATCGTCTATGCCAAAGGAAGTCGCCTCATGCACATGCTTCGTCGTTGGCTAGGTGATGCCGATTTTGCTAAAGGTTTACATGCCTACTTTGAAAAACATCAATACAGCAATACCATTGGTCGTGACCTTTGGGATGCTCTTGGTCAAGCATCTGGCCGTGATGTCGCAGCCTTCATGGATTCTTGGTTGGAACAACCTGGTTATCCAGTTCTCACTGTCAAAGTTGAAAATGATGTCTTGAAGATTTCACAAAAACAATTCTTCATCGGTGAGCACGAAGATAAGAACCGTCTCTGGGTTGTGCCACTCAATAGCAACTGGAAAGGCTTGCCTGATACACTTGAAACTGAAAGCATCGAAATTCCAGGCTACGCAGCTCTTCTTGCTGAAAATGACGGAGCTCTTCGTCTCAACACTGAAAATACAGCCCACTACATTACAGATTATCAAGGAGACTTGTTGGATGCAGTTCTTGCTGACCTAGTTGAGCTTGATAACACAAGCAAACTACAAATTGTTCAAGAACGTCGTTTGCTTGCTGAGGCAGGACACATTTCTTATGCAGACTTGCTTCCAGTCCTTGATAAACTTGCTAAGGAAGAATCTTACCTTGTCGTTTCAGCTGTTTCTCAAGTAATTTCTGCTCTTGAGCGCTTCATCGATGAAGGAACAGAAGCTGAAAGAGCCTTCAAAGCCTTGGTTGCTAAGTTGGCTCGTCACAACTATGACCGTCTTGGTTTTGAAGCTAAAGATGGTGAATCAGATGAGGATGAATTGGTTCGTCAGTTGGCTGTTTCTATGATGATTCGCTCAAATGATGCAGAAGCTAGTCAAGTCGCTAGCCAAATCTTCGCGGCTCACAAGGAGAATCTTGCAGGACTTCCAGCAGCTATTCGCTCACAAGTTCTGATCAATGAGATGAAACATCATGAGGCCAAAGACTTGTTAGCACTTTATCTTGATACTTATACTCACGCAACAGATGCTGTCTTTAAACGCCAGTTGGCAGCCGCTCTTGCCTATAGTAAAGATGCGGATAATATCCAAACCTTGATTACTTCTTGGAAGGACAAATTTGTAGTCAAACCACAAGACTTGTCTGCTTGGTATTACCAATTCCTAGCTCATCAAGCAACTCAGGAAACAGCTTGGTCTTGGGCGCGTGAAAACTGGGCTTGGATTAAGGCAGCTCTTGGTGGAGATATGAGCTTTGATAGCTTTGTTATCCTTCCTGCACACGTATTTAAGACTCAGCAACGCTTGGCAGAGTACAAGGAATTCTTTGAACCACAACTTTCTGATCTTGCTCTTAGCCGTAACATCGGTATGGGAATCAAGGAAATTGCAGCGCGTGTTGACTTGATTAACCGTGAAAAAGCTGCAGTGGAAGCAGTCGTTCTTCAATACGGAAATGCATAAATAAGCCTAAATGAAAATAAAACTCAGCTATCTCATGTAATACTCTTCGAAAATCAAATTCAAACCACGTCAGCGTCGCCTTACCGTACTCAAGTACAGCCTGCGGCTAGCTTCCTAGTTTGCTCTTTGATTTTCATTGAGTATAAAATGCAGAGAGTTGAGTTTTTTTTAAGGCAAATTTGGTATAATGGTTTTAATAAGGAGGAGTTTCTCATGATAAAAATCTTATTGGTTGAGGATGACCTAGGCCTGTCAAATTCGGTATTTGACTTTTTAGACGATTTTGCGGATGTCATGCAGGTATTTGATGGGGAAGAAGGTCTCTACGAAGCTGAAAGTGGCGTCTATGATTTGATTTTGCTTGATTTGATGTTGCCTGAAAAAAATGGCTTCCAAGTATTGAAAGAATTGCGTGAAAAGGGGATTACGACTCCAGTTCTGATCATGACTGCCAAGGAAAGTTTGGATGACAAGGGACATGGATTTGAACTGGGAGCGGATGATTATCTGACCAAACCTTTCTACTTAGAGGAACTCAAAATGAGGATTCAAGCCCTTCTCAAACGTTCAGGTAAGTTTAATGAAAACACCTTGACTTATGGAAATATTGTAGTTAATCTATCTACAAATACAGTAAAAGTCGAAGATACTCCTGTCGAATTGCTGGGTAAAGAGTTTGATTTATTAGTTTATTTCCTTCAAAATCAAAATGTTATTTTGCCGAAGACTCAGATTTTTGATCGTCTATGGGGATTTGATAGTGACACAACGATTTCAGTTGTCGAAGTTTATGTTTCAAAAGTCCGTAAGAAACTAAAAGGAACCACTTTTGCAGAGAATTTGCAAACCTTGCGCAGTGTTGGGTATATTTTAAAAGATGTTCAGTAAACTAAAAAAAACATGGTATGCGGATGACTTTAGTTATTTTATCCGCAATTTTGGTGTCTTCACTCTGATTTTCTCTACCATGACCTTGATTATTTTACAGGTCATGCATTCGAGTCTTTATACTTCGGTGGATGATACGCTCCATGGTTTGAGTAAGAATCCTCAAGCAGTTATTCAGCTTGCTATAAATAGGGCAACAGAAGAGATTAAAGATTTAGAGAATGCCGCTACAGATACTAGCAAGACTGAAGTAAAACCCAATGTCAGTTCCAATACGGAGGTTATTCTTTTGGATAAGAATTTTACCCAACTACTTTCTGGAAACCGATTTTTGGGATTGGATAAGATTAAGTTAGAGAAAAAAGAACTAGGACATATCTATCAGATTCAAGTTTTTAA
This window of the Streptococcus sp. 116-D4 genome carries:
- a CDS encoding ASCH domain-containing protein — encoded protein: MTPKEIWNAYKQINPSIGDEIDAWAFGVEADLLADLVLKGEKTATASAYDLYVLEDKPLPQEGTFDIILDSQNQAVCIVEITKVSVQPFHQVSADHAYKEGEGDKSLAYWRQVHEECFAEWLKEAGLTFTPESKVVLEEFRKVYPL
- the ciaR gene encoding two-component system response regulator CiaR; translation: MIKILLVEDDLGLSNSVFDFLDDFADVMQVFDGEEGLYEAESGVYDLILLDLMLPEKNGFQVLKELREKGITTPVLIMTAKESLDDKGHGFELGADDYLTKPFYLEELKMRIQALLKRSGKFNENTLTYGNIVVNLSTNTVKVEDTPVELLGKEFDLLVYFLQNQNVILPKTQIFDRLWGFDSDTTISVVEVYVSKVRKKLKGTTFAENLQTLRSVGYILKDVQ
- a CDS encoding DUF2829 domain-containing protein gives rise to the protein MTFEEILPGLKAKKKYVRTGWGGAENYVQLFDTIEQNGVALEVTPYFLINVSGEGEGFSMWSPTPCDVLATDWVEVHD
- a CDS encoding PadR family transcriptional regulator → MKETQLLKGVLEGCVLDMIGQKERYGYELVQTLRDAGFDTIVPGTIYPLLQKLEKNQWIRGDMRPSPDGPDRKYFSLTKEGEERVSVFWQQWDDLSQKVEGIKNGG
- a CDS encoding M1 family metallopeptidase, encoding MQAVEHFIKQFVPEHYDLFLDLSRETKTFSGKVTITGQAQSDRISLHQKDLEIASVEVAGQARPFTVDHDNEALHIELAEAGQVEVVIAFSGKITDNMTGIYPSYYTVDGVKKEVLSTQFESHFAREAFPCVDEPEAKATFDLALRFDQSEGELALSNMPEIDVENRKETGIWKFETTPRMSSYLLAFVAGDLQGVTAKTKNGTLVGVYSTKAHPLSNLDFSLDIAVRSIEFYEDYYGVKYPIPQSLHIALPDFSAGAMENWGLVTYREVYLVVDENSTFASRQQVALVVAHELAHQWFGNLVTMKWWDDLWLNESFANMMEYVCVDAIEPSWNIFEDFQTGGVPSALKRDATDGVQSVHVEVKHPDEINTLFDGAIVYAKGSRLMHMLRRWLGDADFAKGLHAYFEKHQYSNTIGRDLWDALGQASGRDVAAFMDSWLEQPGYPVLTVKVENDVLKISQKQFFIGEHEDKNRLWVVPLNSNWKGLPDTLETESIEIPGYAALLAENDGALRLNTENTAHYITDYQGDLLDAVLADLVELDNTSKLQIVQERRLLAEAGHISYADLLPVLDKLAKEESYLVVSAVSQVISALERFIDEGTEAERAFKALVAKLARHNYDRLGFEAKDGESDEDELVRQLAVSMMIRSNDAEASQVASQIFAAHKENLAGLPAAIRSQVLINEMKHHEAKDLLALYLDTYTHATDAVFKRQLAAALAYSKDADNIQTLITSWKDKFVVKPQDLSAWYYQFLAHQATQETAWSWARENWAWIKAALGGDMSFDSFVILPAHVFKTQQRLAEYKEFFEPQLSDLALSRNIGMGIKEIAARVDLINREKAAVEAVVLQYGNA
- a CDS encoding GNAT family N-acetyltransferase, with protein sequence MELFKTWKKNMVLYGLESQIGTVYRNSDGTTSFYDIGNFLYLAGELNSRFWEDFVRKYGLDYKIIISENTNWQDFLHRKVGLNSFTRYSFKDKANFQVEFLNNLVTHIEEGYNIVPIDNRIFNCLSEEEWSQDLKGDFESYQDFSLKGGFGFVVLKNKELIAGISSGLVYRGAVEVEVATRPNEQGNGFAKKLGAAMILESLNRDMFPLWDAHNEASKKVAEFLGYELVEPYEAFELEERIK
- a CDS encoding 3-oxoacyl-ACP reductase, translating into MTSRVLITGVSSGIGLAQARLFLENGFQVYGVDQGENPDLQGDFRFLQRDLTLDLEPIFDWCPRVDVLCNTAGVLDDYKPLLEQSAQEIQEIFEINYVTPVEMSRHYLTQMLENKKGIIINMCSIASSLAGGGGHAYTSSKHALAGFTKQLALDYAEAGIQVFGIAPGAVKTAMTAADFEPGGLADWVASETPIKRWIEPEEVAEISLFLATGKASAMQGQILTIDGGWSLK
- a CDS encoding aldo/keto reductase, with amino-acid sequence MRYITLGQEKRELSEIVLGMMRISDKSVKEVEELVETALSVGINAFDLADIYGGGRCEELLGQVLNNRPDLREKMWIQSKCGIRIEEFTYFDFSKDYILESVDGILKRLQVDYLDSLLLHRPDALMEADQVAEAFDLLYKQGKVRDFGVSNQNPMMMELLKKDVKQPLAVNQLQLSAAFTPGFESGFHVNMEDSQAAMRDGSIFEYCQLHDVVIQAWSVLQFGYFKGNFVGNEKFQALNQVLDRLAIKYGVTSSTIAISWVLRYPAKMQAVVGTTNPKHLREVSQAANFSLTRKEWYEIYLAAGNNLP
- a CDS encoding putative PEP-binding protein; this encodes MKNQLALSGEKLDEKVYPQLLHHVGMIRGEYLLRELNQNILLPSCQQFVKAYLETICSLYSGKEVWYRFSELTNTEANCLKGTKEYFDERHPLFGYRGTRRLLACLDEFQAEVNVVTEVYQNNPNLSVIFPFVNDAEQLKQAIRVLRQHGFTGKVGTMIELPSAYFDLDRILEAGISKIVVGMNDLTSFVFATVRNSQWHDMESPIMLDMLRQMQDKARTKKIDFAVAGYLNVSFIQKMNQLGIECIIHYSSIPEIFNLEIDHPDHLKHIKEESKKLQRSTHDTERNMECLQAN